The following coding sequences lie in one Eremothecium sinecaudum strain ATCC 58844 chromosome IV, complete sequence genomic window:
- the VAC8 gene encoding protein anchor VAC8 (Syntenic homolog of Ashbya gossypii AEL048W; Syntenic homolog of Saccharomyces cerevisiae YEL013W (VAC8)) has protein sequence MGVCCSCLKESSDDATVLPIAENEREAVTSLLGYLEDKDNYDFYTGGPLKALTTLVYSDNLNLQRSAALAFAEITEKYVRPVDREVLEPILILLQSNDPQIQTAACAALGNLAVNNENKILIVEMGGLEPLIEQMKSNNVEVQCNAVGCITNLATQDDNKAKIAHSGALVPLTKLAKSKNIRVQRNATGALLNMTHSGENRKELVDAGAVPVLVSLLSSSDADVQYYCTTALSNIAVDESNRRKLSQTEPRLVSKLVILTDSPAAKVKCQATLALRNLASDTGYQLEIVRAGGLGHLVKLIQCNSMSLVLASVACIRNISIHPLNEGLIVDAGFLKPLVKLLDYTESEEIQCHAVSTLRNLAASSEKNRQEFFESGAVEKCKQLALVSPISVQSEISACFAILALADNSKLELLEANILEALIPMTFSTNQEVSGNAAAALANLCSRINNYDKIINSWDEPNKGVCGFLIRFLQSEYPTFEHIALWTILQLLESNNEAMLNLIKSNVEIVKSIKQLSEVNYENAHKATSSHSQPQQANGGSIASASDQYEHASLELYNITQQIMQFLN, from the coding sequence ATGGGAGTTTGTTGTAGTTGTCTGAAGGAGTCTAGTGACGACGCCACTGTTCTCCCTATTGCTGAAAATGAACGAGAAGCGGTTACATCGCTATTAGGTTACTTAGAGGATAAGGACAATTACGATTTTTATACTGGAGGACCTTTGAAAGCATTAACAACGCTTGTTTATAGTGATAACCTGAATTTACAGAGAAGTGCAGCGTTGGCGTTTGCAGAGATTACTGAGAAATATGTTAGGCCAGTTGATAGGGAAGTTTTGGAGCCTATTTTAATACTATTACAGAGTAATGACCCGCAAATACAAACAGCAGCATGTGCAGCATTGGGTAACCTAGCTGTGAACAATGAGAATAAAATTCTTATTGTGGAAATGGGGGGATTGGAGCCTTTAATAGAACAAATGAAAAGTAATAATGTTGAGGTTCAGTGTAATGCGGTGGGTTGTATTACAAATTTGGCTACTCAGGATGATAATAAGGCGAAAATAGCTCATTCTGGGGCCTTGGTGCCACTTACGAAGTTGGCCAAGTCTAAGAATATTCGCGTTCAAAGAAATGCGACTGGTGCGTTGTTAAATATGACACATTCTGGAGAAAACCGAAAGGAGCTAGTTGATGCGGGCGCAGTACCCGTTCTTGTTTCGCTattatcttcttcagatGCGGATGTTCAATACTACTGCACAACTGCGTTATCTAATATTGCAGTGGACGAGTCTAATAGAAGGAAGTTATCACAAACTGAGCCGCGCCTAGTATCTAAGTTAGTTATCCTAACTGACTCTCCTGCGGCTAAAGTGAAATGCCAGGCAACCCTTGCTTTGAGGAACTTGGCCTCTGATACTGGTTATCAATTGGAGATAGTCAGGGCAGGTGGGCTTGGGCATTTGGTTAAATTGATTCAGTGCAACTCTATGTCTTTGGTGCTTGCTAGTGTTGCGTGTATCAGAAACATCTCTATACACCCCCTTAACGAGGGTTTGATTGTGGATGCAGGCTTCCTAAAGCCCTTGGTAAAGCTATTGGATTATACTGAAAGTGAAGAGATCCAATGCCATGCTGTGTCGACTTTGAGGAATTTGGCTGCGTCGTCAGAGAAGAACAGACAAGAGTTCTTTGAGAGTGGGGCTGTTGAGAAGTGTAAACAGCTAGCCTTGGTGTCTCCTATATCAGTACAGAGCGAAATCTCCGCATGTTTTGCTATTCTCGCTTTGGCTGATAATTCCAAACTTGAATTACTAGAAGCCAATATTCTTGAGGCTTTAATACCTATGACTTTCTCCACCAACCAGGAGGTCTCCGGTAACGCTGCCGCTGCTTTGGCTAATTTATGTTCACGTATAAATAATTATGACAAAATCATCAACTCGTGGGATGAACCAAATAAGGGTGTATGTGGCTTCTTAATAAGATTTTTACAGAGCGAATACCCAACATTCGAACACATTGCATTGTGGACTATTTTGCAACTTTTGGAATCTAATAATGAAGCCATGCTAAACCTTATCAAGTCCAATGTGGAGATAGTGAAAAGCATAAAACAGTTATCAGAAGTCAACTACGAAAATGCACATAAAGCTACCTCTTCACATTCGCAACCACAACAAGCCAATGGCGGTAGCATAGCCTCAGCTTCCGATCAATACGAACATGCAAGCTTAGAATTGTACAACATCACGCAGCAAATCATGCAGTTTTTGAATTGA
- the NPP2 gene encoding nucleotide diphosphatase/phosphodiesterase NPP2 (Syntenic homolog of Ashbya gossypii AEL050C; Syntenic homolog of Saccharomyces cerevisiae YCR026C (NPP1) and YEL016C (NPP2)) yields the protein MMSSTFIFRTGNRFRKLESPSFVKVSKKVYDHNYSGTPIINLQILLRNIYNGDTLKAFGRSKVAVASILMRALSVKSVINASSVILYHVALLFVFTTFSAVSAHPISSATQEVAGSEPPLTILISYDGFHPSYVNSKSTPFMHSLLVGYHNESGVMTAPYMRPSFPSETFPQHWTLVTGRRPGSHGLVANRFYDVDLKKTFTYTKSPQDPRFWMGADPIWYVAQKDLRKSNYKVGVHFWPGSEAVYDEPYQEKEFRVPYIFDKFDQFESMEQKLGRLFELVDMPPQEKPNMILTYAPEVDSVAHDYGNSWDLPLLHDALTKVDDFLKNVMQGLHDRGIAGNTNVIVVSDHGMARLSKEKNIYYLKDYLSEEEYNRISHISGAVNTAIHIKNEDHDVRNLIDFYFLLKEKFADLPFDVYLREEIPLRYEYQGKHNSRIAPLWIMARPNNYLDVSNKKPATPEKGEMGSHGYDNRHVDMRAHFIGIGPYFGTDNKTRYLAPFDNIEVFQLLCDMIRIPERRPSDATWSWPFSGMSEAEWDSISLPSGWCEYNPYLEKRYNGSTFNLLWNCAKPNDDAFNVISAPDSNIPRREGVLSALNM from the coding sequence ATGATGTCAAGTACATTTATATTTCGTACCGGGAATCGATTTAGAAAATTAGAGTCTCCTAGCTTTGTGAAAGTGTCAAAGAAGGTTTATGATCATAATTATTCAGGAACGCCAATCATTAATCTGCAAATCTTATTAAGAAATATTTATAACGGTGACACTTTAAAAGCTTTTGGTAGAAGCAAAGTTGCGGTAGCTAGCATATTGATGCGGGCTTTGTCAGTAAAGAGTGTTATTAACGCTAGTTCGGTTATATTATATCATGTGGCGTTACTATTTGTCTTCACAACTTTCAGTGCGGTATCAGCGCACCCGATAAGCAGTGCTACTCAAGAAGTGGCGGGTTCTGAACCACCCTTAACTATTCTTATTTCATATGATGGGTTCCACCCCTCATATGTCAATTCGAAAAGTACTCCTTTCATGCATTCGTTGTTAGTAGGATACCATAATGAAAGTGGCGTGATGACAGCGCCATATATGCGCCCAAGTTTCCCATCAGAGACGTTCCCCCAGCACTGGACTTTGGTTACGGGTAGACGGCCTGGCTCCCACGGGTTGGTAGCAAACCGCTTCTACGATGTAGACTTGAAAAAGACATTTACATATACCAAATCTCCACAGGACCCTCGGTTTTGGATGGGCGCTGATCCTATCTGGTATGTTGCTCAGAAGGATCTCCGTAAATCTAACTACAAGGTTGGTGTACATTTCTGGCCAGGCTCAGAAGCGGTGTATGACGAGCCATACCAAGAGAAGGAGTTCAGGGTGCCATATATTTTTGACAAGTTTGACCAATTCGAATCGATGGAACAAAAATTGGGAAGATTGTTTGAACTTGTTGATATGCCTCCTCAAGAAAAACCCAACATGATTTTAACGTACGCTCCCGAAGTTGATTCGGTTGCCCACGACTACGGAAACTCGTGGGATCTCCCCTTGTTACATGACGCCTTAACAAAAGTGGATGATTTTTTGAAGAATGTCATGCAGGGACTTCACGATCGTGGAATTGCAGGTAATACCAATGTTATCGTGGTGAGTGACCATGGTATGGCGCGGCTTTCAAAAGAAAAGAATATTTATTACTTAAAAGATTACCTCTCTGAGGAGGAGTATAATCGCATTTCGCATATTAGCGGGGCAGTGAATACCGCTATTCATATTAAAAACGAAGACCATGATGTTAGAAATTTGATAGATTTTTACTTTTTATTGAAGGAGAAGTTTGCTGACTTGCCCTTCGACGTTTACTTGAGAGAAGAGATCCCATTGAGATATGAGTACCAGGGCAAACACAATTCAAGGATCGCGCCTTTGTGGATCATGGCGCGCCCTAATAATTACTTAGATGTGTCAAACAAGAAACCCGCGACGCCTGAAAAAGGTGAAATGGGGTCGCATGGATATGACAATCGTCACGTTGACATGCGGGCTCATTTTATCGGAATTGGACCATACTTCGGCACGGATAATAAAACAAGGTATCTAGCTCCTTTTGACAATATTGAAGTATTTCAATTATTATGTGACATGATTAGAATACCGGAGCGTCGCCCATCAGATGCCACTTGGTCATGGCCTTTTAGTGGAATGTCCGAGGCAGAATGGGATTCGATATCTTTGCCTTCCGGCTGGTGTGAATATAACCCATATCTAGAGAAAAGATACAATGGCAGTACATTTAATCTCTTGTGGAATTGTGCCAAGCCGAACGACGATGCTTTCAATGTTATCTCTGCCCCTGACAGCAACATACCGAGACGCGAGGGTGTTTTATCCGCACTGAATATGTGA
- the GTT3 gene encoding Gtt3p (Syntenic homolog of Ashbya gossypii AEL051W; Syntenic homolog of Saccharomyces cerevisiae YEL017W (GTT3)), whose protein sequence is MSTSLASLKKFELVQLADKLKLKYPAKLNKPALVTLIDLHLKGMKKPLDLIAFPELGEYYESTGDDDEEDDSDDDEETDKSEGLRTTDEESSNTSDGSSNGDWFSTLRFDGIKSPSPLFHFNFHEFLSDIQGNIADVNQNIQDTLSTIPAVDGIFFALELYFYIVRPFFHFDIKDSPYYVSTTLSRSQFVSLILFWGAASFALPALIGYYINFIRYDLPSVEIDPLIFHVAKTLIAILIGYYWKPNFMREATYVVKDTFGTAKLSEIFKHGLAFSQLQWTLNLQQWPLIFGVTGIILCLYVL, encoded by the coding sequence ATGTCTACAAGTCTCGCGAgcttgaagaagtttgaATTGGTCCAATTGGCCGATAAATTGAAGCTAAAGTACCCTGCGAAGCTCAATAAGCCGGCACTAGTGACATTGATTGATCTTCATTTGAAAGGAATGAAAAAGCCGCTTGATCTTATTGCTTTCCCTGAGTTGGGAGAATATTATGAAAGCACTGGTGATGACGACGAAGAAGATGATAGTGATGACGACGAAGAGACCGATAAAAGTGAAGGTTTAAGAACTACAGATGAAGAGAGTTCAAATACAAGTGACGGATCATCAAACGGGGACTGGTTCTCAACGCTCCGATTTGATGGTATAAAATCTCCTAGCCCATTATTTCATTTTAACTTTCATGAATTTCTTTCAGATATCCAGGGCAATATTGCGGACGTAAACCAGAATATCCAAGATACGCTTTCTACAATTCCTGCCGTTGACGGAATCTTTTTTGCCCTTGAGCTGTATTTCTACATAGTCAGGCCTTTCTTCCATTTTGATATCAAGGACAGTCCATACTACGTTTCTACGACCCTTTCACGGAGCCAGTTTGTTTCTCTAATCTTGTTTTGGGGTGCTGCCTCCTTTGCACTTCCTGCATTAATTGGGTATTATATCAACTTCATCAGATATGATTTACCTTCAGTGGAGATAGATCCACTTATATTTCACGTTGCCAAGACGTTAATTGCTATATTGATCGGCTACTACTGGAAGCCCAACTTCATGCGTGAAGCAACGTATGTAGTCAAGGATACATTTGGTACAGCAAAGCTTTCAGAGATATTTAAGCACGGTCTTGCTTTTTCCCAACTACAATGGACCTTGAACCTACAACAATGGCCTTTGATTTTTGGTGTTACTGGTATAATTTTGTGTCTATACGTATTATAG
- the EDC3 gene encoding Edc3p (Syntenic homolog of Ashbya gossypii AEL049W; Syntenic homolog of Saccharomyces cerevisiae YEL015W (EDC3)): MSQFQGFKVQVELRDGKLITGYISKCNSKSLTLQDVEFSDGGISQIFKVKSSRLRDLKVIGVPKTSKKWLCNNGNGSNITTTVETNGTNNNNDNSSRCSISSGNIDVNTEYSPTTGKSVTGNKQDSSWEYDEDLDKLKNEEFDFQSNLRMFNKQDVFAKLKQQEAVSPSERLVSHNRIKKPKSNFEHAEMVLPNAKNDDWDRTGTNTPAGSSASAPINGPAPTLASAPAPTLTPAPIPDYMPITKSINITHLLQQNKSTTTEEEMISKLQKVLSPASRSPSMSKVMGLRTLKSNLAVPLATPVQLLEMERLALDTFLFPPALSLEHSAIHLSKFIKKKLGGSIRLHNANNNAQPLIVIFASDNRCGARALAAGRCLAQNGHIRVISILTTETAMHSTITASVSDETVKVQLEMFLKFGGKIVDSIAGLKSMLDQLNSPVEIVIDAMQGFDCNVGDLIEDSMESESLQGTRIKNMIAWCNEQSCAVWSLETPTGIDAGSGLPNFDLNVQPSAIISTGWPLTSLNLLDCEELYLCDIGIPHQCYTLRNSLRKFHAAVDIFVGEGVVQLTR; this comes from the coding sequence ATGTCGCAATTTCAAGGGTTTAAGGTTCAGGTGGAGTTGAGAGATGGAAAGTTGATCACGGGCTATATCTCAAAGTGTAACTCTAAGTCGCTTACTTTACAAGATGTTGAATTTTCTGATGGCGGTATCTCGCAGATATTCAAAGTTAAGTCTTCTCGTTTACGTGATTTAAAGGTCATAGGCGTTCCAAAAACTAGTAAGAAGTGGCTATGCAATAATGGAAACGGTAGCAATATAACTACTACTGTTGAGACCAATGGAACTAATAACAATAACGACAACAGTAGTAGATGCAGTATAAGCAGTGGAAACATTGATGTAAACACTGAATATAGTCCAACGACTGGAAAATCTGTTACTGGGAATAAGCAGGACAGTTCTTGGGAATATGATGAGGATTTGGACAAACTTAAAAATGAGGAATTTGACTTCCAGAGTAACCTACGGATGTTTAATAAGCAAGATGTGTTCGCAAAACTGAAGCAACAGGAAGCAGTTAGTCCTAGTGAGCGTCTTGTGTCACACAACAGGATAAAGAAGCCCAAGTCGAATTTTGAGCATGCGGAAATGGTGCTTCCAAACGCCAAAAACGACGATTGGGACAGGACTGGCACCAATACTCCCGCGGGATCAAGTGCGTCCGCACCTATAAATGGACCTGCTCCTACACTTGCTTCAGCACCAGCACCTACCCTAACACCAGCACCTATACCTGACTACATGCCAATAACTAAATCTATCAATATAACGCACCTGTTGcaacaaaacaaaagtACTACCacagaagaagaaatgATTAGCAAGTTACAAAAAGTCCTGTCACCAGCCTCTAGATCACCATCAATGAGCAAGGTTATGGGCTTGCGTACCCTGAAATCGAATCTTGCAGTACCCTTAGCCACTCCAGTGCAACTCTTGGAAATGGAGAGACTTGCGTTAGACACGTTTTTGTTCCCTCCAGCGCTATCATTGGAGCACAGTGCTATTCACTTGTCCAAATTCATTAAGAAGAAGCTCGGGGGGTCAATTCGCTTGCATAACGCTAACAACAATGCTCAGCCCTTGATAGTCATATTCGCCAGTGACAATCGTTGTGGAGCACGCGCCCTAGCGGCAGGTCGTTGTCTAGCACAAAATGGTCACATAAGAGTCATATCTATATTGACTACGGAAACAGCCATGCATAGTACAATAACGGCTTCCGTATCTGATGAAACTGTTAAAGTCCAGCTAGAAATGTTCCTCAAATTCGGCGGCAAAATCGTGGACAGTATTGCAGGTCTTAAGTCTATGCTAGACCAACTAAACTCCCCTGTCGAGATTGTCATTGATGCAATGCAGGGTTTTGACTGTAATGTGGGTGATCTTATCGAAGATTCCATGGAATCGGAGTCCCTGCAAGGTACTCGTATCAAAAATATGATTGCCTGGTGTAATGAACAAAGCTGTGCCGTTTGGTCTCTTGAAACGCCTACTGGAATCGACGCAGGCTCGGGCCTTCCAAACTTTGACCTAAACGTTCAACCAAGCGCCATAATAAGTACCGGCTGGCCGTTAACATCTTTAAACCTCCTCGACTGTGAGGAACTCTACTTATGCGATATTGGAATCCCCCACCAGTGCTACACTCTAAGAAACTCTCTCCGTAAATTCCATGCAGCTGTGGACATATTTGTCGGCGAAGGCGTAGTGCAATTAACCAGGTAA